ATTTTGTGCCCACGGCGGTGGTGCCCAACCTATACATGACCCATGAAGTGAATGACGCCGTCGCGGTAGGCCTGGGTGTGAACGCGCCTTACGGGTTATCAGCGGATTACGATAACGACTTCGTTGGCCGCTTCTTCGCGGATGAAACGGATCTTCAGGTACTGAGCATCAGCCCCTCATTCGCCGCCACCAGCAACGATGGCTTCTTCTCGCTGGGGGCCAGCGTCAACGTCCTCTATGGCGAGGGAACCCTGAGCAAGTTCCAGGATTTTCGTTCGGCGGGGCTTCCACAGGATGGTTATTTTGAAGTCGAAGGTGATGATGTCGCTGTTAACTATACCTTGGGCATGCAGTTCAAACCGGCTGAGACGACCCGTTTGGGCATTGTTTACCGCACGGCGACTGAACTGAAGCTGGAAGGGGACGCACGGCTGACGAATGCGCCGATATTTGGACCGGGCGGCACACCTACAGGTATGACCAAAACGCTGACCGAAAATGCCATAGTGACGTTGGATATCCCCGAACAGCTCAACTTTGCCGTCAGCCATCAGGTGGCGGACGACGTTACCCTGCTGGCCAGTGCCACCTGGACCCGCTGGAGTCGGTTCGAGTCTCTGGACGTGGTTAGCACTCAGGCCAATGCCGGCACACCGAACGAAACCATTTCGTTTCTTGGTGAAAACAAGTATGGCGAACCCGGCGTGATCGGCCATGTGCCGGAGCAGTGGCGAGATACCTGGTCGGCGGCCACGGGCGTTTCCTGGCAGGCGACACCAGCAGTCAAGCTGCGGGCCGGTTACGCCTTTGATGAGTCGCCGATCAATGATCAGTATCGCACCGCCCGGGTGCCTTCAGAGGACCGCCACTGGCTGACGCTGGGCGGCCAGTATGCCCACGCCCCATCAGGCTGGACGGTGGATCTGGCGGCCGGTTACCTGATCATCGACGACCCGACAGTGGATGAGCAGGAGTACACCTACGAGAATGAGCCGACGCCCGGTGCGGCCCGTCTGCAGGGAGAGTACGAGCTGGATGCCTGGGGCGCTGCGTTCCAGCTGAGCAGGAAGTTCTGATCAGCCCGAAGCGGCAGGCACCGGTTATTGCTCAACAACCTGGCCCCGGTAAATGATTTTCTTCCGCTGGGCCATGGCCTCGTCACCATGGCTCGGTTCATCGGCGATGGGCTGCCCCCGGTACATCCTTTTCGGTTTTTTTCCTTCCGATCCAGCCGCGTCCTCTGCCGGGGGCATTTCAAGCTCGAGGTTCGGGATCTGAGGCTTGAGCGTTTCCCAGGTTCGCATCAGATGGGATGATCGGGTTTTACTGGCGTATTCCGCCAGCCGATATTCCAGTTTGTCTTCTGTGAGATGCAGTTTGACTCCGAATTCCGACTGAATCAGCCGGCGACACTGGTGCACCAGCTTCAACAGGCCAGGGTTCAGCAGCCAACTGCGTTCGGATGCCATAGTGGACATGGTGGGTGCCTCGATAGTGGGGATGTCACAACCTGGCTCCAGAGCCCGGTGGGTCGGGAGCCGACCGGGTTTATGCTGCGAAATCCATGCCGCCTACCGCTTGAGGGCAGGAAACGCCGCCAATGGCGGGGTTCCGGGGTGTTGCGGGTGATAAGGGGTGATGAAGGTAGTGCCATCCCGCTACCGGGAAGGCACGATTTTGGCGCACAGAAGGCCTGGATCGCCAGTATTCAGTGCGCCTCGTCCCAGTTATTGCCCACCCCGGTCTCCACCAGCAGTGGTACATCAAGGCTGGCTGCGGCGGACATTCTTGATTCCAGCCCAGCGCAGATGGTGTCCAGGGCGCTTTCCCTCACTTCCAGTACCAGTTCATCGTGCACCTGCATGACCATGCGCGCATCATCGGCATGGTTCGTCATCAGCCATTGCTCGACATCAAGCATCGCCAGTTTGATGATGTCGGCGGCACTACCCTGCATCGGGGCGTTGATGGCGGTTCGCTCCGCGCCTTGTTGCAGTTGCTTGTTGCGGGCATTGATCTCTGGCAGGTATAGACGCCGACCGAACAGGGTTTCAACGTAGCCGTCGTCGTGGGCCTGTTTGCGGATGCGGTCCATGTATTTAAGAACGCCGGGG
This DNA window, taken from Marinobacter halotolerans, encodes the following:
- a CDS encoding OmpP1/FadL family transporter → MQPKNDYSVIRTCFLPALMAVAPASVLAGGYGLNEQGASASGVANAGAAANPENASTVYFNPAGMTELEGTNLSFGAAVLTITGDFEGSAVRDNGNPVSGGDGGDFVPTAVVPNLYMTHEVNDAVAVGLGVNAPYGLSADYDNDFVGRFFADETDLQVLSISPSFAATSNDGFFSLGASVNVLYGEGTLSKFQDFRSAGLPQDGYFEVEGDDVAVNYTLGMQFKPAETTRLGIVYRTATELKLEGDARLTNAPIFGPGGTPTGMTKTLTENAIVTLDIPEQLNFAVSHQVADDVTLLASATWTRWSRFESLDVVSTQANAGTPNETISFLGENKYGEPGVIGHVPEQWRDTWSAATGVSWQATPAVKLRAGYAFDESPINDQYRTARVPSEDRHWLTLGGQYAHAPSGWTVDLAAGYLIIDDPTVDEQEYTYENEPTPGAARLQGEYELDAWGAAFQLSRKF